A portion of the Tiliqua scincoides isolate rTilSci1 chromosome 3, rTilSci1.hap2, whole genome shotgun sequence genome contains these proteins:
- the LOC136644299 gene encoding diacylglycerol O-acyltransferase 2-like, translated as MGIVCTIIIMYLLCTDCWLIAAAYLAWLVFDWNTPKKAGRRSSWVRNWAVWRYFRDYFPIRLVKTHNLLTSRNYIFGYHPHGILGMGAFCNFSTEATGVGQKFPGIRPYLATLAGNFRMPILRDYLMSGGICPVNRDTIDYILSKNGTGNAIVIVVGGAAESLNCTQGKNSVTLRNRKGFVKLALRHGADLVPVYSFGENETYKQVIFEEGSWGRWFQKKFQKYIGFAPCVFHGRGLFSCDSWGLLPYSTPITTVVGEPITIPKTENPSLKQVDFYHSLYMNSLIKLFDKYKTKFGLPESAVLEVN; from the exons ATGG GTATTGTGTGCACAATTATCATCATGTACCTTCTCTGTACCGACTGCTGGCTGATAGCAGCTGCCTATCTGGCATGGTTGGTGTTTGACTGGAACACTCCAAAAAAAG CTGGCAGAAGATCATCTTGGGTCAGGAATTGGGCTGTGTGGCGCTATTTCCGGGATTACTTTCCAATACGG cTGGTTAAAACCCACAACCTGTTGACCAGCAGGAATTACATCTTTGGCTACCACCCGCACGGCATCTTGGGAATGGGGGCCTTCTGCAACTTCAGCACTGAGGCCACAGGCGTGGgccagaagtttcctgggatccGGCCGTACCTCGCCACATTGGCTGGGAAtttcagaatgcccattttgagGGACTACTTAATGTCTGGGG GTATCTGCCCCGTCAACCGCGACACCATCGATTACATCCTTTCCAAGAATGGAACTGGCAATGCCATAGTGATCGTGGTGGGTGGTGCTGCCGAATCCCTGAACTGCACACAAGGCAAAAATTCGGTGACCTTGAGGAACCGGAAAGGCTTTGTCAAGTTGGCTTTGCGACATGG TGCGGACCTAGTTCCTGTGTACTCATTTGGTGAGAATGAGACATACAAGCAGGTGATCTTTGAGGAGGGCTCGTGGGGAAGATGGTTCCAGAAGAAGTTCCAGAAGTACATAGGCTTTGCCCCTTGTGTGTTCCATGGACGAGGCCTTTTTTCGTGCGACAGCTGGGGACTGCTGCCGTACTCCACACCCATCACCACTGTAG TTGGGGAGCCCATCACCATTCCAAAAACTGAAAATCCGAGCCTGAAGCAAGTAGACTTTTATCACAGCCTCTACATGAACTCTCTGATTAAACTCTTTGACAAGTACAAGACGAAATTTGGCCTGCCGGAATCAGCGGTCTTGGAAGTCAACTGA